Genomic window (Zingiber officinale cultivar Zhangliang chromosome 2B, Zo_v1.1, whole genome shotgun sequence):
CTAACAAGTTAACATTGTGTTAGCGCCATATGACTCAGTAAAGTTATTCCCATGAGAACACTGGCATGTTGTATCTTAATTCTCGTTTTGTAATTGGTCATCACTGTCGACAAGTACAACTCTAGAAAGCTTATGAGAAGAACAAACAGCAAAGCACTTAATACTTCTTCATTGTTCAAATGCACTTGTTGAACATGGCACATTACAGTGCTTAGTGAATGTACCATTTTTAATCTCATATAAATCAGATTTGCAATCAAGTACTGGAGTTAGATAGATCAGAATTAGTACCTCTTGCAAATCATACTTCATATCATTCAATTATTTGAAAACTGAAACAAGACTCATTCAGTATTGCATCAAAAGGATTCGAGACAGTTTACAAGTAATCTTGTTCAAACGTGCTCCTTTGTAATGCTTTGATGAAGCCAATGACACCAGAGAGAATATTGGTGCTTGATAGAAGTCACAGATATTCATCATCAGTCTCTTCATACTCACTATCTTCTACATATTCAAAGGAAgattcctcttcttcctcaccatcttCTTCATCAACAGGTTCATATTCTACCCTTGGCTTTAACATTGATTCTGTACTCATTTCATCGATCCCGATAGAATCATACTTCATTCGTTCTTCAAACTTCTCATCAGTACAGTTAAGTAACCATGCCAAAGAACACTTAATTCCTCTCTCGGAGATAATTTCATGTCTGGGTCTCACTGTGGACTCAAGACCATAGGTAAAGAAGGCAGGAAATTGAACCAATTCTTCCAAATCCCTGTTCATCTCAGATTGGAAATAGTCAAAGCTCATTTTCATGATGTCGAGATTAAGAGCAAGTAATTGTGGGCAGCTAAGGACCATTTTGCTTACTTGCTTTAGCAAAATGCCACAACATTTGAGAAAATCTATATGCTTCAGTATGGTAGAACGGCTTAAACTAACAGATTGAGGCATCTTCTCAATGATTCTTCCAAAATCTTCACGATCAACCAAAACATGTGATTCAAACAAGCTCTGTAGCGAAGTAAGCTTAGCCTTCAGCTCAATGCCAATAATGTCAGGATACTGCGCTATGATGGAAGCTAGCGCCTCGTTCCTAACACCAAACTCTAGCAAAGCTGTCACATTTGGTTTCACCTGGTCCTCCAAGCCAAAGCCAAGAATATGAGGCCTTTTCTCTATCAGCCTCGCCACTGCAAGTCTTGGTAGCCCTAGGGACTCGAGGAACTCAACAAAAGGCTTGATCACCCTTCCCACCCGCATCCCTAGTATCTCTGGGTATCGCGTAAGGATAGCACCAATCTCTCTCCTTGAAACGCCAATTCCAACGACATACGCCACTGATGTGCTCATTGTTCCCTCCAGTTTGAACCCGAGCACCTCAGGGTACCTCTCAAGAACCCGGGGAATGTCAACAGGCCGTATGTCCATGCCCTGCAAGTACTTGACGACAGGCATGAGGTCCACCACAACGCTGGAGTGTAGAACCTGCGGGTACCGCCGCAGGAACTCAGTAAAGGTGGCCTTGCGGACGCCGAGCTTGCCGAGGTAGTCAAGCACCGGCACCATGTTCTTCTTGACGCTGCATCCAAGGACGAGGGGGTAGTTGTTGATATCCTCGACAGTCAGACCTAGGGAGTGGAGGAAGTCGACACGCTCGCGCATGACGTCGACCGTGACAGGGAGCTCGAGGCCGTCGAGCTCGTCAGGAGCGATGCGAAGGGAGCGCAGGAAGTCATAGACGCGGGCGCGGTTGGCGGCGCGATCGACCTCCATCTGCTGGAGGCTGGGGCGGGCGTAAAGGGAGGAAGGGCGTGGTGGGGCGGGGCGTGCCGAGGAGCGACGAGAGGGAACGGAGGAGGGAGCCAAGGGGGCGGCGGAGGTGGCGTGCGTTCGGCAACAGGTCTTCTTGGGGTCAAAGATGGGGATTTTGAAGATGGGGCTTTGGTGGGCGAGGCATAGTACGGAGGACCTAGGGTGGGGAAAGAGCAAACAGCCACCGGGGCGGCCGAGGACGGGAAGCCTCATGGTAGGTATTGCGGCGGATGGCAGCGGCCGGAAGATGTTCGACTCGGGTGAACTGGAGGAAGAAGGGATTGCAAATTTGCAGGAGAGGATACAAACGGATAAAgctttagggggcgtttggttctttcctaggaataggaatcggaatgggaatcattgtattgtggaatgagaatgggtatgagcatgaatatcactcttaaaagcaatgtttggttagttgcatatcttctatcggaataagtcaaaatttccttttttacccttaaaggaaaataaaagaaaaaattagatgtgagagaaagatgaatgtgagagaaaaatatgatgaaaaagaatgatgagagagaaagtatgatgagagagagaaaatatgatgagagagaaaatatgatgagaaagaaagtgtgatgagaaagaatgaagagagagaaagtgtaatgagagaaaataagaaaagaaagtgtgattggagagagcatgatgagagagaaaatatgatgtgagagaaagtttaatgggagaggatgaagagagagaaaatataatgagaaaaaataaggagagagagtgtgatgagagagattgaggagagagaaagtatggtgagagagaaagtatggtaagagagaaagtatagtgagagagaaagtgtgatgagaaaaaaagagaacagtgagtatgatgggagagattgaggagagagaaagtatgataagagagagtgtgttgaggaaaaaaagagggagtgtgacaagagatattgaggagagaaagtgtgatgagaaaaaagagtgtgatgggagagattgaggagagagaaagtatgatgagagagaaagtgtaatgagaaaaaaaaaaggaagagagtgcgatggaagagattgagaagagagaaagtatgatgagagagaaagtgtaatgagaaaaaaaaaaagaaagagagtgtgatagaagagagaaagtgtgtgataaaatgatgagagagaaaatatgatgagagagaagtgatatgaaagaaaaaataaataaatatattttgatatttgatattaatggagaaaattttagttttaagtcaagggtatttttggaataagggaatattttgattgatgaaaataaggtaatggctcattgaaggggaggtacatgggaatgagttattacccaatttcaaggattcattcccttatttgtattcctattcctataatccaaacattaacaatggtaatcaatgattctcattcccattcccctctcctattaccctaaaccaaacgccccctaatagGGGTGTAATCAAGTCGAGCCgagtcgaactcttgaatgtttgagcttgactcgtttataatcgagtcaagctcgagctttatttaacgaatatattcatggctcacgagcttattcgagcttttatctagcctaaacgagcttaataaatataaatcataaatttaaatattcattaaaaactaaattatatatttagagaaaattataataatattattaaaatttataattttattctaataaataaatttaatatatttgtctatattttttcataagtagattgtctataaattcaatattaaatttttttttttttatttaaaagttgattaatgagtttaacgaacgtgttcacgagctaacgagccgaatattacgaagcttgagcttggtttgtttatcttaacgagtctcattaaacgagctgaaacgagcttttatcgaatcgagctttgaatagctatatatatatatatatatatatatatatatatataaagttaaagctaaaaaactataaaattttaaaaaaaattaggttatcatatatatatttaagatttaaaaaattttaataaaaattgagACACCTCAACGTTGttaaaaaataattcccaaggcacctccaatacaTTGAAGATGCATGATATGCGCATGAATCCGTAAGAAACGGTCCACAACGTATCAATTATATATACATGATACATGTTAAGCTGGCGCCTACGCCATATCCATTTGTGCGGtccaacataatttttttttaagctccAACTTATATCAATCAGACTTTGCCTTTAGAGTTCCGGTGTTAGGTTATAAAATTAAgcacaaaaaaaatcaaaataatttttttttcaaggtgctcacaagatatatatacagcgtatcaaaactatatatatatataatatatatcctTGACTCTCGCTGCGCGACTATTATTGTAGCAGTGCCCCGTtgccatttttttatttttctactgTAACAGCGCActgccataattaaaaaaatatttttcctctaAAAAACTCAAACATTTCGAATCATCCTTCAAACTTCCTCATTTCCCTTAGTGCTACCTTGTCTCCAAGAGTGGATCACCGTCTTCACCAAAGAACTCCCTTGTTGTCGCATCACCTCGCCGAGTTTGCCTATCGCTGTTTATTTGTAGTGTGTTCCCTCATGTATATGTCCTAAACATATTCCTCCCCCATCAAAATGCTATAATTTTAGAGTTTATACAGCATTGTAGTAGCTATGGTTCACTCTTGTTTGTGGTCCTATCACGTTGTAGTGGCTACAATTTTGTAGCTACTATAACATTCTAGTCTAAgaacgttgtagcaactataatTTTATAATCGCTACAATGTTCTTAAACTAAAATATTGCAACAGTTACGAAATTGTAGCTGAAATCATAGTTGCTACGACGTTCTAGTCTAaccacgttatagcagctacaatttcgtagctactacaatattCTTAGACcagcacattgtagcagctacagtaCCATAACTGTTACAACGTGTTTAGACTAGACCAGTATGTTATAGCAACTACaaaatcatagctgctacaacgttcttAGACCACATGTTGTAACTAGGGTATCCTAGCTACTAACCCGTAACTCTACAACATTTTGATTAGTATGTCCATTTACAATGCTGCCACATAAAATTATTTTGGGAATAATTATTGGATCAAATTTTAAGTTCTTTAAATTATAATGTTTAAGTAATTATTTCTTATAACTTGCATAATATATGAGATAGATATGTTATTATTTGAGTTATCTATTACATTATAATGTTTAAAGTAGATTGGTAATCCAGAGTAGAATCTCTACTCTTTTTAACAAGTTTGAATCTATGTGCTTCAACAAAACCTAGTTGAGAACTTCAAATAATTGAAGAATCTGACATTCATCAACAATGGAAGAAAATGACAGCGAGGGGTAGTTAtacattccccaagttgcagatgatcgaaagcATAAAATTGGGATGAACTCTCATCAATAGAGGATACATTTTTGTTCTATAACCAATATACAcgatgatccggtggtaaagacgggggaccctcattggCTCGTTggtggaaggtcaacgacacgtggaggtcaaaggtcaagagattcaaccctgagataAGACCGACCGGACTGAGAGGGCCGATCGGCCACCCAACCGACCGGAATGAGATGACCGACCGGAATGAGATGGTCGACCGACCGGGTATCCCCTGAGCCGaataaaagacaacccgactaggggtcgagtttccgatgctcaaggtaaaaaggtttcatggcCGAGCGGGTCGTCCGTTCGACCGaggcacaaggcaacaaaggcaggagcaatctcatccgagcatgcGACTGAGACAGAAGTGATATGCCCGCCGAGTGGCCcaaccgctcggccctggaacagacaggaagcgcaagaggacaaaggagacaggggataacatcatcctcgagacgtctgccgccgacaagcagcagggTTGGTGGCCAAGctgtacacaggatcatacggtggaagcttccaccgtcacatcggggatatgctcagacgattgcggaatgacgccagaggtacttttctgacagaggCTCGTTAAGGTAAGTttagggaagcgtgcacgcatcgagaagtgtgcccgtgcctccccggggtcctatataaggacccccagacgtcgacgaaggtatgcgcgatcccttactgtagccacagttacgctgcctctctcacttctcgttgcctgacttgagcgtcggagggctgtcgccgggaaacccctcccggttcGGTTTCTTTATAGGTCCACCGGAGATCTACACcaacagtcggagacagcggaacgtgccacgtccccagcgtccgtcgactcagcactcggacaaaatcaaattggcgccgtctgtgggaacgcacctgaatccgagcctaaaagatggaagaagctggacgtcaacttctggtaacgctctctcctgaaGAGTTCGAAACACTCATTCAAGCGCGagcagcaaaaatcgtggagcaacagcagaaagctcaggccgagcgggcagcgcAGCAAGCGATATCAGCATGGGGGGGGGGGGCCGAGCGCCACCCGAAGAGCGGCAGGAGCAGCGCTCGATATGGGGGCAAAATAAAGGACCGACCGGCACCCAGATGGgggcgccgcccgccccgataccttttcatcgggctctattccaaaCGCCTTCGGAGGTCGCGCAAGCTAATCAGGACAAAGGATCTTCGTCGGACGAAGCACCTgtccgggacgtcagaaaaggaaaagcgcccCGAACGGACACGTCACC
Coding sequences:
- the LOC122046289 gene encoding transcription termination factor MTERF4, chloroplastic-like; the protein is MRLPVLGRPGGCLLFPHPRSSVLCLAHQSPIFKIPIFDPKKTCCRTHATSAAPLAPSSVPSRRSSARPAPPRPSSLYARPSLQQMEVDRAANRARVYDFLRSLRIAPDELDGLELPVTVDVMRERVDFLHSLGLTVEDINNYPLVLGCSVKKNMVPVLDYLGKLGVRKATFTEFLRRYPQVLHSSVVVDLMPVVKYLQGMDIRPVDIPRVLERYPEVLGFKLEGTMSTSVAYVVGIGVSRREIGAILTRYPEILGMRVGRVIKPFVEFLESLGLPRLAVARLIEKRPHILGFGLEDQVKPNVTALLEFGVRNEALASIIAQYPDIIGIELKAKLTSLQSLFESHVLVDREDFGRIIEKMPQSVSLSRSTILKHIDFLKCCGILLKQVSKMVLSCPQLLALNLDIMKMSFDYFQSEMNRDLEELVQFPAFFTYGLESTVRPRHEIISERGIKCSLAWLLNCTDEKFEERMKYDSIGIDEMSTESMLKPRVEYEPVDEEDGEEEEESSFEYVEDSEYEETDDEYL